A single genomic interval of Musa acuminata AAA Group cultivar baxijiao chromosome BXJ3-4, Cavendish_Baxijiao_AAA, whole genome shotgun sequence harbors:
- the LOC135635246 gene encoding uncharacterized protein LOC135635246, giving the protein MGRGGKAGMATLVAGSYEKFIWGFAFKPETLTLKPLFSYPSHIGPIKAVATAGTVAASGGSDDAIKLYDLAAAAEVGTLLDHSGAVTALAFYAPASSPGGLPRNLLSASDDGAVCIYDADPFVHLKTVPTHRKGIADLAVHPTGRAALTVGRDACLALINLVRGRRSFSCRLDREASIVRYGCGDGARFFMVADERITVHDSEDARLIQEMDGQKRVLCVAPSENGVLFTGGEDRSITAWDTTSGKVAYSIEDAHSTRVKGLVIFKNGNDAESSEASNFIVSASSDGVVRVWDARMTAKEKPNPLAETNTKSRLTCLAGSFRK; this is encoded by the exons ATGGGGCGAGGAGGGAAAGCAGGCATGGCGACGCTGGTGGCCGGCTCTTACGAGAAGTTTATTTGGGGGTTCGCCTTCAAGccggaaaccctaaccctaaaaccCCTCTTCTCCTACCCCTCCCACATCGGCCCCATCAAGGCCGTCGCGACCGCCGGCACCGTCGCCGCGTCCGGCGGCTCCGACGACGCCATCAAGCTCTACGACCTCGCCGCCGCTGCCGAGGTCGGCACCCTCCTCGACCACAGCGGCGCCGTCACCGCCCTCGCTTTCTACGCCCCGGCCTCCTCCCCCGGCGGCCTCCCCCGCAACCTCCTCTCCGCCTCCGACGATGGCGCCGTTTGCATCTACGACGCCGACCCCTTCGTCCACCTTAAGACCGTCCCCACACACCGCAAGGGCATCGCCGATCTTGCCGTCCACCCCACCGGCCGCGCCGCGCTCACGGTCGGCCGCGACGCCTGCCTCGCGCTGATCAATCTTGTCAGGGGCCGGCGGAGCTTCTCGTGCCGGCTTGACCGCGAGGCCTCCATCGTGAGGTATGGGTGCGGAGACGGGGCGAGGTTCTTTATGGTGGCAGACGAAAGGATTACGGTGCATGATTCCGAGGATGCGAGGTTGATTCAGGAGATGGACGGGCAGAAGAGGGTCCTTTGCGTCGCTCCTTCTGAG AATGGAGTTTTGTTTACTGGTGGAGAGGACCGCAGCATCACTGCCTGGGATACAACATCCGGGAAAGTTGCATATAGCATTGAGGATGCACATTCAACACGTGTAAAAGGACTTGTTATTTTCAAGAATGGAAATGATGCAGAAAGTTCTGAAGCTTCCAATTTTATTGTTTCTGCCTCATCTGATGGTGTCGTACGAGTATGGGATGCCCGCATGACTGCCAAAGAGAAACCAAATCCATTGGCTGAGACTAACACAAAATCCAGACTAACTTGTCTGGCTGGATCATTTAGAAAAT GA
- the LOC135635486 gene encoding CBL-interacting protein kinase 23-like isoform X1, giving the protein MAAVGRTRVGKYELGRTLGEGTFAKVKFAKNLETGENVAIKIFDKDKILRHKMVGQIKREISTMKLVRHPNVVRMYEVMASKTKIYMVLEFITGGELFDRIARNGKLKEDEARKYFQQLIDAVDYCHSRGVFHRDLKPENLLLDSNGVLKISDFGLSALPQQVREDGLLYTTCGTPNYVAPEVVKDKGYDGARADIWSCGVILFVLMAGYLPFEDSNLMSLYKKIFKADFTCPSWFSTSVKKLIKRILDPKPQTRITIPEIIENEWFKKGYQPPHFETAEVNLDDVDAIFSESGDATNLVIERRDEKPVPMNAFDLISTSQGLNLGTLFEKQMGLVKRETRFTSKLPANEILSKIEEAAKPLGFEARKQNYKLKLQGEKSGRKGHLAIASEVFEVAPSLHVVELRKSKGDTLEFHKFYKSLSTSLKDIMWKSQEETSRSDKS; this is encoded by the exons atggCCGCCGTCGGGCGTACGAGGGTGGGGAAGTACGAGCTCGGTCGGACGCTCGGGGAGGGCACCTTCGCCAAGGTGAAGTTCGCGAAGAACCTCGAGACGGGGGAGAACGTGGCCATCAAGATCTTCGACAAAGACAAGATCCTGCGGCATAAGATGGTCGGCCAG ATAAAACGGGAAATCTCAACCATGAAACTGGTTAGACATCCGAATGTGGTACGGATGTATGAG GTCATGGCCAGCAAGACGAAGATATACATGGTTTTGGAATTTATAACTGGGGGTGAACTCTTTGACAGAATT GCTCGTAATGGAAAATTGAAGGAGGATGAAGCTAGAAAGTACTTTCAACAGCTGATTGATGCTGTAGATTACTGTCATAGTAGAGGTGTCTTCCATCGAGATCTGAAG CCCGAGAATCTGTTGTTGGACTCCAATGGTGTTCTTAAGATCTCAGATTTCGGGCTCAGTGCATTACCTCAACAAGTTCGT GAGGATGGCTTACTTTACACAACATGTGGTACTCCAAATTACGTTGCCCCTGAG GTGGTCAAAGACAAAGGTTATGATGGGGCCAGGGCAGATATATGGTCATGTGGTGTGATCCTTTTTGTCCTTATGGCAGGTTATTTGCCTTTTGAAGATTCCAATCTAATGTCATTATATAAAAAG ATCTTCAAAGCAGATTTCACTTGTCCGTCTTGGTTCTCTACGAGTGTGAAGAAACTTATCAAGAGAATTTTAGATCCTAAACCCCAAACT CGCATCACGATTCCAGAAATCATTGAGAATGAATGGTTTAAGAAGGGATATCAGCCACCACACTTTGAAACAGCAGAGGTTAATCTTGATGATGTCGATGCGATCTTCAGTGAGTCGGGG GATGCAACAAATCTTGTCATCGAGAGACGAGATGAAAAGCCAGTTCCAATGAATGCTTTTGATCTTATCTCTACTTCACAGGGGCTCAATCTTGGCACCCTTTTTGAGAAGCAAATG GGCCTAGTCAAGCGGGAAACAAGGTTTACATCGAAACTCCCTGCGAATGAGATTCTTTCTAAAATCGAAGAAGCAGCTAAACCACTGGGTTTCGAAGCAAGAAAACAGAACTACAAG CTAAAACTACAAGGGGAAAAATCTGGAAGGAAAGGGCACTTAGCCATTGCAAGTGAG GTTTTTGAAGTGGCACCCTCACTGCATGTGGTAGAACTTCGCAAATCTAAGGGAGACACACTTGAATTTCACAAG ttttacaaAAGCCTCTCGACGTCGCTAAAGGACATCATGTGGAAGTCACAGGAGGAGACCAGCAGATCTGATAAGAGTTAA
- the LOC135635486 gene encoding CBL-interacting protein kinase 23-like isoform X2, protein MAAVGRTRVGKYELGRTLGEGTFAKVKFAKNLETGENVAIKIFDKDKILRHKMVGQIKREISTMKLVRHPNVVRMYEEDGLLYTTCGTPNYVAPEVVKDKGYDGARADIWSCGVILFVLMAGYLPFEDSNLMSLYKKIFKADFTCPSWFSTSVKKLIKRILDPKPQTRITIPEIIENEWFKKGYQPPHFETAEVNLDDVDAIFSESGDATNLVIERRDEKPVPMNAFDLISTSQGLNLGTLFEKQMGLVKRETRFTSKLPANEILSKIEEAAKPLGFEARKQNYKLKLQGEKSGRKGHLAIASEVFEVAPSLHVVELRKSKGDTLEFHKFYKSLSTSLKDIMWKSQEETSRSDKS, encoded by the exons atggCCGCCGTCGGGCGTACGAGGGTGGGGAAGTACGAGCTCGGTCGGACGCTCGGGGAGGGCACCTTCGCCAAGGTGAAGTTCGCGAAGAACCTCGAGACGGGGGAGAACGTGGCCATCAAGATCTTCGACAAAGACAAGATCCTGCGGCATAAGATGGTCGGCCAG ATAAAACGGGAAATCTCAACCATGAAACTGGTTAGACATCCGAATGTGGTACGGATGTATGAG GAGGATGGCTTACTTTACACAACATGTGGTACTCCAAATTACGTTGCCCCTGAG GTGGTCAAAGACAAAGGTTATGATGGGGCCAGGGCAGATATATGGTCATGTGGTGTGATCCTTTTTGTCCTTATGGCAGGTTATTTGCCTTTTGAAGATTCCAATCTAATGTCATTATATAAAAAG ATCTTCAAAGCAGATTTCACTTGTCCGTCTTGGTTCTCTACGAGTGTGAAGAAACTTATCAAGAGAATTTTAGATCCTAAACCCCAAACT CGCATCACGATTCCAGAAATCATTGAGAATGAATGGTTTAAGAAGGGATATCAGCCACCACACTTTGAAACAGCAGAGGTTAATCTTGATGATGTCGATGCGATCTTCAGTGAGTCGGGG GATGCAACAAATCTTGTCATCGAGAGACGAGATGAAAAGCCAGTTCCAATGAATGCTTTTGATCTTATCTCTACTTCACAGGGGCTCAATCTTGGCACCCTTTTTGAGAAGCAAATG GGCCTAGTCAAGCGGGAAACAAGGTTTACATCGAAACTCCCTGCGAATGAGATTCTTTCTAAAATCGAAGAAGCAGCTAAACCACTGGGTTTCGAAGCAAGAAAACAGAACTACAAG CTAAAACTACAAGGGGAAAAATCTGGAAGGAAAGGGCACTTAGCCATTGCAAGTGAG GTTTTTGAAGTGGCACCCTCACTGCATGTGGTAGAACTTCGCAAATCTAAGGGAGACACACTTGAATTTCACAAG ttttacaaAAGCCTCTCGACGTCGCTAAAGGACATCATGTGGAAGTCACAGGAGGAGACCAGCAGATCTGATAAGAGTTAA